In Natronospira bacteriovora, the genomic stretch GGAACGCCGGTGGCGAGGAATTTCCCGTGCTGGTCACCATTTATTCCACCGGCCACGGTGAATCGGCCGTTGCCACGGCCGTGGTCGTGGATCCCCGTGAGCGTCGTGACAGCAATGAACAGCTCCGCCGCCTGCTTGAGGAAAACCGTCGCAACGGGCGGCAGCTGATCAAGCGGGAAAACGACTATCGGCGAACCCTGGCCAAGCTGATCCACAACGATCTGGCGCAGGAGGCGGTCAGCATTGCGGTCAACCTGGAGTTGGCCCGAAAGCGCATGCCGCAACACTCGGATGAACTGGAATCCCTGTTCAAGCGGATCGAAGACGCAACCCGCCGTGTTCACGACACGGTGGACCATCTCATCAATCGAACCCGCCCGCCCTTGCTCGACAATCTGAACCTGCCCCAGGCCGTGGACGACTGCATTCGCCGTCTCGGAATCCGGGAATCCGGCATGTCGGTGGACACGCGAATCGATCCACAGATTGCCGGAATCCGCGACCCGGCAAAGACCATTGCCTACCGAATCATCCAGGAATCCCTGACCAACATCATGCGCCACGCCAGACCGGCCGCCACCAGAATCGCTGTCCACCTGGGCCTGGAAGCGGCCGATGGACAGGGCTGGCAGCTGATGATGCACATCGACGACGACGGACAGGGAATCACGCCCCCAACCAACAACCGCCTCAGCGGCGTCGGCCTGGAACAGATACGGGAATGGTGCACGGCACTCGGGGGGGAGCTGAGCACCGGCACCTCACCCTGGGGCGGGTTTCGCCTGAGCGCCCGTTTCCCGATCGAGGATGAACTGTCATGAGTGCTGCCCCGGAAATCCCTTCGGCAACCGGGAAACCGCTGGTCATGCTGGTGGACGATCACTCGGTGGTGCGCATGGGTGTCCGCCAGGCCCTGGAGCACGACTTTCGGGTGCTGGAGTGCGCCAATGCCGCCGAAGCGGACATGGCGCTGTGTCGGCAGAATCCGGATCTCGCCGTCGTGGATCTTTCCCTGCCGGATCGGGACGGCCTGTCACTGATCAGCGAATGGCAACAGAGGAAAGGCCACTTGCCCGGCATCGTTGCCTTCAGCCGCCACAGTGATGCGGGCATCATTGCTCGAGCACTTGAACTGGGTGCCCGCGCCTACATCAACAAGCGGGCCAGTCTGGAGGCGCTGCGAACGGGACTGCATGCTGTTCAACGTGGTGAACGCTTCCTCGACCCCGACTCCGAACGGCGCCTTCAGCAGAGTCGCGACGATGGTGCGCTTACCCCCCTCACGCTGGACCGGCTCACCACCCGGGAGCTGGAGATTCTCGGCGCCATGGCCGAAGGCCTGTGCGCCAATGGCCTCGCCAGGCGATTCAACATCAGCACCAATACCGTGGGTAATCACCGTCGAAACATGATGCGGAAACTCGGCGTGAGCTCACTGACTGAGCTGTCGCGCCTGGCCACACGCCTGGAACTTCCCCACAGCTGACTCCCCTCCCCGCCGAATGGTGAAGATCACCATGGACAGGCAGCCGATTACGGCAAACATTCAGCGATAGACATTCACTTTCACTCAAGGCACCTCTGTTCAGAGGCGCCTCTACCCCCGGCAACGGGGAAAGCCTGTCATGGAAAGGACGGAAACATGCTGTGTGAGAAGCTGAGGATCAATGAGACGAACCTTTCCCTGCGCCTGAGTTTCATGAATCTGGGGCAAGCGGAACTGAACACCATACGCCGCCTCCAACCCTGGCTGAAGAAAAGGGCCAGTCGGATTGCCCGAAAGTTCTATGACTTCCAGTTCGAGCATGAATCCAGTCTCGGCTTCTTCAACGAATATGCCGAACGCAACAATATTCCCCTGGCCCGCCTGAGAGAACACCTTGAATCGGCCCAGACCGAATACATGCTGCAATGGGGGCTGGCCGGTGAACGCGGCATTGACCTGAAGTACTTCGAAAGGCGGCTGCGAATTGGCCAGCTCCACAACCAGATCGGCCTTCCCCAGAAATGGTACATGGGCAGTTACGCCCTCTACATGCAACTGCTGGAAGATCAGCTGCGACGAGACTACTTTTTTCGTCCCTTCTTCCGGAATCGTGCCCGACGCGCCCTGTTCCGCATCATGTTGCTGGACATGCAGGCGGTCTCCGACGGTTTCCTGGTGGACCTGCTCGGGGAACTGGGTGATGTGGAACGAATCATCACCGTGCGCAACAACAAGGAAGATCTTTCCGACCATGTGAATGGCGTGAAAATGTATCTCCGTGAACTGCTGGAGAAGGTCACCAGCTGCTGCGAAGAACTCAGCGGCGCCATGGACAGCCTGCGCGCCAAGGCGGAAACCCTGTCCAGTTCGGCCCAGCAGGAAGCCGCCTCCATCCAGCAGATGAACGCCACCCTGATGCATATCCGCCAGTCGGTTACCCAGAATGATGAGCGGGTTCGGGAAACGGCCTGCATCACCATTGGTCGCAAGGACAGCAATGGTGACACCGTCGAGCTGACTACCGAGGAAACCCTTTCCCTGACCGCCGCCATGCGGGATATCGGCTCGGCGTCCAGGGAAATCGCGGAGATCGTTGATCTGATCAACGAGATTGCCTTTCAGACCAATCTCCTGGCCCTGAACGCCTCGGTGGAAGCGGCCCGCGCCGGCCACAACGGCAGGGGGTTCGCCGTGGTGGCAAATGAAGTCCGAGCCCTTTCGGTGAAGACCAAGGAGTCCTCGGAGAACATCAAGCGTCTGGTGCAACGGGCCACCGGCGCCATCACCAAGGGTGACAGCTTCGTGCTGGACGTGGCCGAGCGCATCCAGGCCATCGCCGAAGACCTGGGGCGCCAGACCACCAGCATTGCCGAGTTCACCTCCGCCTCCCAGGAGATTGATCGCGCCGCCCAGTCCAATGCCCAGGGGGCCGATGAGATATTCAGCATCGCCGAGCAACTGCGCGAAAATACCCGCGAACTCAGACAGGCCCTCAAGGGTCAGTCCGTGGAAGATACCCACAACTCGCCCGCCACGGCGGCCAGCCCCTACTGAGAAGCTGCCCGGCGCATGCCATAATGACGCCCTTGATCAGCGGGAGGCCCAAGCCGCCGCTTCGGGAGTCATGCAGCATGAGCGAAGATCGTCTCAATCGACTGGAAGAGAAACTCGCCTTCCAGGAACACAGCCTGACGGAGATGAGCGACACCCTTTACCGTCAGCAACAGGAAATCGATGCCCTGAAGGAACATCAGCGAGAACTGGCCGAGCGAATTCGCGTCCTTCAGGACAAGGGATCGGGTGCTTCGGAAGAAGAAGTGCCGCCGCATTATTAGTGCTGAGTGCTGAGTGCTGAGTGCTGAGTGAGTGCTGGCCGGAGGGGATGGGGTTCTTTGGGGTGTGGGGCTTCGAGGGGCTGGTGAGGCGTAAGGCGTGAGGTGAAAGGCCGAAGCCTTCGGCTTCCGCGCTGCGCGCGAACAAGGCCGGCCTGTGGCCAGCCGTTGGGCGCCGTAAGTGCCCGGGTTGCCGCCTCACACCTTACGCCTTACGCCTCACGTTCGAAGCCGCAACACTCCAAGCCACCCGACACCTCTAAAGCCACCGTCCGATTAACGATTCAAGCCCGGTGCCAGCCGAAAGCCCACCCCCTCCGATCGCCCCCAGCCCCTCCGATCAGCACCCACTCAGCACTCAGAACTCAGAACTCAGCACTAATTCCCCCCTCCCCTGCGACCTTTTCCCCGTCCCGCGCATCCAATAGAGGACGCCGCGGAAAGCAGAACCATGACACAGGGATTTCGCCAAGCCATTGACGATGACACCGTCCGGGCCGCCGCCGGGGGTGACATGGCTGCCTGCGAGCGTCTGTACCGTAGCTATTCCGCGCCGGTGTTTACCCTGGCCCGGCGCATGCTGGGTGAGGCGTCGGCGGCGGAGGATGCATTGCAGGACAGTTTCCTGCAGGCCTTCGGGAAGCTGTCGGAGTGGCGGGGAGAAGCGCCGTTCGGGATGTGGTTGCGGCGGATTGTGGTCAACCGCTGCCTGATGCATTTGAGGAATCACTGGGAGTCTCGGCGTGAACCGCTGGACTCAGTCGACGAAACCGGAGCCCGGGAAAGGACCGATGAAGGCCATGACCTGGGG encodes the following:
- a CDS encoding PAS domain-containing sensor histidine kinase, with product MIAPYSQDTGHLEHIVEIAHEAVVTIDAGQRIVAFNRSAERMFGYRRDQMLGTALERLLPGSVAPHHRQLVRHFLDRGPQDRAMAPRRPVRARNAGGEEFPVLVTIYSTGHGESAVATAVVVDPRERRDSNEQLRRLLEENRRNGRQLIKRENDYRRTLAKLIHNDLAQEAVSIAVNLELARKRMPQHSDELESLFKRIEDATRRVHDTVDHLINRTRPPLLDNLNLPQAVDDCIRRLGIRESGMSVDTRIDPQIAGIRDPAKTIAYRIIQESLTNIMRHARPAATRIAVHLGLEAADGQGWQLMMHIDDDGQGITPPTNNRLSGVGLEQIREWCTALGGELSTGTSPWGGFRLSARFPIEDELS
- a CDS encoding response regulator, with the protein product MSAAPEIPSATGKPLVMLVDDHSVVRMGVRQALEHDFRVLECANAAEADMALCRQNPDLAVVDLSLPDRDGLSLISEWQQRKGHLPGIVAFSRHSDAGIIARALELGARAYINKRASLEALRTGLHAVQRGERFLDPDSERRLQQSRDDGALTPLTLDRLTTRELEILGAMAEGLCANGLARRFNISTNTVGNHRRNMMRKLGVSSLTELSRLATRLELPHS
- a CDS encoding RNA polymerase sigma factor, with the translated sequence MTQGFRQAIDDDTVRAAAGGDMAACERLYRSYSAPVFTLARRMLGEASAAEDALQDSFLQAFGKLSEWRGEAPFGMWLRRIVVNRCLMHLRNHWESRREPLDSVDETGARERTDEGHDLGRLLDRLDTEDRMVMWLKEVEGYSHAEIAELCGQSVSYSKSRLARAHERLRTLLAEEVRQCTQQRAS
- a CDS encoding globin-coupled sensor protein, which codes for MLCEKLRINETNLSLRLSFMNLGQAELNTIRRLQPWLKKRASRIARKFYDFQFEHESSLGFFNEYAERNNIPLARLREHLESAQTEYMLQWGLAGERGIDLKYFERRLRIGQLHNQIGLPQKWYMGSYALYMQLLEDQLRRDYFFRPFFRNRARRALFRIMLLDMQAVSDGFLVDLLGELGDVERIITVRNNKEDLSDHVNGVKMYLRELLEKVTSCCEELSGAMDSLRAKAETLSSSAQQEAASIQQMNATLMHIRQSVTQNDERVRETACITIGRKDSNGDTVELTTEETLSLTAAMRDIGSASREIAEIVDLINEIAFQTNLLALNASVEAARAGHNGRGFAVVANEVRALSVKTKESSENIKRLVQRATGAITKGDSFVLDVAERIQAIAEDLGRQTTSIAEFTSASQEIDRAAQSNAQGADEIFSIAEQLRENTRELRQALKGQSVEDTHNSPATAASPY
- a CDS encoding SlyX family protein, which codes for MSEDRLNRLEEKLAFQEHSLTEMSDTLYRQQQEIDALKEHQRELAERIRVLQDKGSGASEEEVPPHY